The following are from one region of the Paramagnetospirillum magnetotacticum MS-1 genome:
- the glpX gene encoding class II fructose-bisphosphatase, with protein MSIHTATLPVLDRNLALEVVRVTEASALAAARQTGRGDERAADEAACSAMRHALNGLSMDGVIVNGEGDDSTQPLHTGEKVGNGKGPKVDIVLTALEGRSICARGAHNALSVVAMTEEGSFLKVPQHSYMEKIVVGAGMPSSIIDLDSTPEENLSRIAKAKGVTLSELTVSVLDRPRHGELIERLYAAGVRVMLFDDGDVSGALAAGLPDSGVDVYMGSGGAAQGVLAAAGLKCLGAQMQCRLLCRSDQDHAAARRVGIADTRRKWNIEDMVRGEVMFAATGITDGHVLKGARLAPNNRAESHSLVMRSVTGTIRYLSVQHDLSRSHLPA; from the coding sequence ATGTCCATCCACACCGCCACCCTGCCCGTCCTCGACCGCAACCTCGCCCTGGAAGTGGTGCGCGTCACCGAAGCCAGCGCATTGGCAGCCGCCCGCCAGACCGGACGCGGCGACGAACGCGCCGCCGATGAGGCCGCCTGCTCGGCCATGCGCCACGCGCTGAACGGCCTGTCCATGGACGGCGTCATCGTCAATGGCGAGGGCGACGATTCCACCCAGCCGCTGCACACCGGCGAGAAGGTGGGCAACGGCAAAGGGCCCAAGGTCGATATCGTGCTGACCGCGCTGGAGGGCCGCTCCATCTGCGCGCGCGGCGCCCACAACGCGCTGTCGGTGGTGGCCATGACCGAGGAAGGCAGCTTCCTCAAAGTGCCGCAGCATTCCTATATGGAAAAGATCGTGGTGGGCGCGGGCATGCCTTCGAGCATCATCGATCTCGACTCCACCCCAGAGGAAAATCTGTCGCGCATCGCCAAGGCCAAGGGCGTCACCCTGTCGGAACTGACCGTCAGCGTGCTGGACCGCCCCCGCCATGGCGAGCTGATCGAGCGCCTCTATGCCGCCGGTGTGCGGGTCATGCTGTTCGACGACGGCGACGTGTCGGGCGCCCTGGCCGCTGGCCTGCCCGATTCCGGCGTGGACGTCTATATGGGCTCGGGCGGCGCCGCCCAGGGCGTGCTGGCCGCCGCCGGGCTGAAATGCCTGGGGGCCCAGATGCAATGCCGCCTGCTGTGCCGGTCCGACCAGGATCATGCGGCGGCGCGCCGGGTCGGCATTGCCGATACAAGGCGCAAGTGGAATATCGAGGACATGGTGCGCGGCGAGGTCATGTTCGCCGCCACGGGCATCACCGACGGCCATGTGCTGAAAGGCGCCCGCTTGGCTCCCAACAACCGGGCGGAAAGCCATTCCCTGGTCATGCGCTCGGTTACCGGCACCATCCGCTACTTAAGCGTCCAGCACGATCTCAGCCGGAGCCACCTGCCCGCATGA
- a CDS encoding OmpA family protein: MFDCIEAWRRRYERRTLAVSRSVAIAALIAGCSYVPDAVNPVEWYKGVTGMFDGDDAPVVAAPRRPDGSFPNVNEAGAKTSSSPGKGLAGDKGNANYAQSVKREPAPTKQLAKKTPQTQTQVAEAPSSAPAPTQDASGRGSYQPSLDRRMQAARDEGPNAPPRTAPGGPPARAEIPDSIPTRRGLLAEHFQKRLAESAVATNKGDPFTGIPAARTQASYNQPVNTYAVPAQPPVGMSRSPAFAADTGERAPQLIPPKGMRGAKGMIAAPKAPAAQFDVASLQFGPSGGLTAADGAQLREVASLQKQTGGVVRIVGYPAPGAVSFAGQDDASVALTRAKAVAKSLTALGVPARKIMVAADAAGPSSFDDSGAKVSIEY, from the coding sequence ATGTTCGATTGCATCGAGGCTTGGCGCCGTCGTTACGAGCGCCGCACGCTGGCCGTCAGCCGGAGCGTCGCCATCGCCGCTCTGATCGCTGGCTGCTCCTATGTTCCAGACGCCGTCAATCCGGTGGAATGGTACAAGGGCGTCACGGGAATGTTCGACGGTGACGACGCGCCCGTGGTGGCCGCGCCCCGCCGTCCCGACGGCTCTTTCCCCAATGTGAACGAGGCTGGCGCCAAGACGTCGTCTTCCCCGGGAAAAGGCCTGGCTGGCGACAAGGGCAATGCCAATTACGCCCAGTCGGTGAAGCGTGAACCCGCCCCCACCAAGCAGCTCGCCAAAAAGACGCCCCAGACCCAGACCCAGGTGGCCGAGGCCCCGTCTTCCGCTCCGGCTCCGACCCAGGACGCTTCCGGCAGGGGATCCTACCAGCCGTCCCTGGACCGCCGCATGCAGGCCGCCCGCGACGAAGGCCCCAATGCGCCGCCCAGGACCGCTCCCGGCGGCCCGCCGGCGCGGGCAGAAATTCCCGACAGCATTCCGACCCGCCGCGGTCTGCTGGCCGAACATTTCCAGAAGCGTCTGGCCGAATCCGCCGTGGCCACCAACAAGGGCGATCCCTTCACCGGCATCCCCGCCGCCCGTACCCAGGCCTCCTACAACCAGCCGGTCAACACCTATGCCGTTCCCGCCCAGCCGCCGGTGGGCATGAGCCGCTCGCCCGCTTTCGCCGCCGATACCGGCGAACGCGCCCCCCAGCTGATTCCGCCCAAGGGCATGCGCGGCGCCAAGGGCATGATCGCGGCGCCCAAGGCCCCTGCCGCCCAGTTCGACGTGGCCTCGCTGCAATTCGGCCCCAGTGGCGGCCTGACCGCCGCCGACGGCGCCCAGCTGCGCGAAGTGGCCTCGTTGCAGAAGCAGACTGGCGGCGTGGTCCGCATCGTGGGCTATCCCGCGCCGGGCGCCGTTTCCTTCGCCGGACAGGATGACGCCTCCGTCGCCCTGACCCGTGCCAAGGCGGTGGCCAAGTCGCTGACCGCGCTGGGCGTGCCCGCCCGCAAGATCATGGTCGCCGCCGATGCCGCCGGGCCGTCCTCTTTCGACGACAGCGGCGCCAAGGTCTCCATCGAGTATTGA
- a CDS encoding homoserine dehydrogenase, producing MTKASPLKIAIAGLGTVGGGTVHLLHDQAELLAARAGRPLALVAAAALVKPADLPLDGVTFFADARDMAKTCDYDVLVELIGGAKGIALDVVRTALERGKSVVTANKAMIAHNGIELARLAEAKGGNIGFEASVGGGIPIIKSLREGLAGNRVSKVMGILNGTCNYILTTMRDSGRDFADVLAEAQALGYAEADPSFDIDGTDTAHKLAILASLAFAMPLDIDSVACEGIRNISALDIRYADELGYRIKLLGVASVSDQGVETRVYPAMVPLAFPLAHVSGPFNAIVTEGDFVGRTVLEGRGAGARPTASAVVADLMDLATGRVGPTFGLPVGVLKALPAAPAGAHRSAYYIRLMVRDEPGVFADVAGVLKAHKVSMEQIIQRGRSPSEVVPVVMTVHETDEASMLGAVKSIRALASVTDLQLIRIESL from the coding sequence ATGACCAAGGCCTCCCCTCTTAAAATCGCCATCGCCGGACTGGGCACCGTCGGCGGCGGCACCGTTCATCTGCTGCATGATCAGGCCGAGTTGCTGGCCGCCCGCGCCGGGCGCCCCCTGGCCCTGGTCGCCGCCGCCGCCCTGGTCAAGCCCGCCGATCTGCCGCTGGACGGGGTGACGTTCTTCGCCGACGCCCGCGACATGGCCAAGACCTGCGATTACGACGTGCTGGTGGAACTGATCGGCGGCGCCAAGGGCATCGCTCTCGACGTGGTCAGGACGGCGCTGGAGCGCGGCAAGTCGGTGGTCACCGCCAACAAGGCCATGATCGCCCATAACGGCATCGAACTGGCCCGTCTGGCCGAGGCCAAGGGCGGCAATATCGGCTTCGAAGCCAGTGTCGGCGGCGGCATTCCCATCATCAAGTCCTTGCGCGAAGGCCTGGCTGGCAACCGCGTCAGCAAGGTGATGGGCATCCTCAACGGCACCTGTAACTATATCCTCACCACCATGCGCGATTCGGGGCGCGACTTCGCCGACGTGCTGGCCGAGGCCCAGGCCCTGGGCTATGCCGAGGCTGACCCCAGCTTCGACATCGACGGCACCGACACCGCTCACAAGCTGGCCATCCTGGCCTCCCTGGCTTTCGCCATGCCCCTGGACATCGATTCCGTGGCGTGCGAGGGCATCCGCAATATCAGCGCGCTGGACATCCGCTACGCCGACGAACTGGGCTACCGCATCAAGCTGCTGGGCGTGGCCTCGGTTTCCGATCAGGGCGTCGAGACCCGCGTCTATCCCGCCATGGTACCGCTGGCCTTCCCGCTGGCCCATGTGAGCGGCCCCTTCAACGCCATCGTCACCGAGGGCGATTTCGTCGGCCGCACCGTCCTGGAAGGACGGGGCGCGGGGGCGCGCCCCACCGCGTCCGCCGTGGTCGCCGATCTGATGGATCTGGCCACCGGCCGCGTGGGCCCCACATTCGGCCTGCCGGTCGGCGTCCTCAAGGCTTTGCCCGCCGCGCCCGCTGGCGCCCACCGCAGCGCCTATTACATCCGCCTGATGGTCAGGGACGAGCCCGGCGTCTTCGCCGACGTGGCGGGCGTCTTGAAGGCGCACAAAGTCTCCATGGAGCAGATCATCCAGCGCGGCCGCTCGCCGTCGGAGGTGGTGCCGGTGGTGATGACCGTGCACGAGACCGACGAGGCCTCCATGCTGGGCGCCGTGAAAAGCATCCGGGCGCTGGCTTCGGTCACCGATCTTCAGCTCATCCGCATCGAGTCGCTCTAG
- a CDS encoding LL-diaminopimelate aminotransferase: MNSQHDFHRIKRLPPYVFAEVNAMKARARAAGEDIIDFGMGNPDQPTPTHIVDKLVEAARNPRAHRYSMSRGIPGLRKALSAYYQRRFAVDIDPEAECIVTLGSKEGLANLANAITSPGDIVLVPNPSYPIHPYGFIIAGGSCRFVPVTPDAEFLKALDRAVRHSVPKPIALVLNYPSNPTALLADLDFYGQVVEFCRHHGIWILSDLAYSEIYFDVAPPPSILQIPGAKDIAVEFTSMSKTYNMPGWRIGFAAGNKTLINALARIKSYLDYGAFTPIQVAATAALNGPQDCVDEIRALYKSRRDALIEGLAAAGWDIPSPPATMFAWAPIPKPFAHLGSLEFSKLLMREAQVAVAPGIGFGEYGDSHVRIGLVENVQRTRQAVRNIKTFLGSTGQVLEASEKQRAAGTEP; encoded by the coding sequence ATGAACAGCCAGCACGACTTTCACCGCATCAAGCGCCTTCCGCCCTATGTGTTCGCCGAGGTGAACGCCATGAAGGCCCGCGCGCGGGCCGCCGGGGAAGACATCATCGATTTCGGCATGGGCAATCCGGATCAGCCGACCCCCACCCATATCGTCGACAAGCTGGTGGAGGCGGCGCGCAATCCGCGCGCCCACCGTTATTCCATGAGCCGGGGTATTCCGGGCCTCAGAAAGGCCCTGTCGGCCTATTACCAGCGCCGCTTCGCCGTCGATATCGACCCGGAGGCCGAGTGCATCGTGACGCTGGGCTCCAAGGAGGGGCTGGCCAATCTGGCCAATGCCATCACCAGCCCCGGCGACATCGTGCTGGTGCCCAATCCCAGCTATCCCATCCATCCTTACGGCTTCATCATCGCGGGCGGGTCGTGCCGCTTCGTGCCCGTGACCCCCGATGCCGAGTTCCTGAAAGCGCTCGACCGCGCCGTGCGCCATTCGGTGCCAAAGCCCATCGCCCTGGTGCTGAACTATCCCAGCAATCCCACCGCCCTGCTGGCCGATCTTGATTTCTACGGCCAGGTCGTGGAGTTCTGCCGCCATCACGGCATCTGGATTCTGTCCGACCTGGCCTATTCGGAAATCTATTTCGATGTGGCGCCGCCGCCGTCCATCCTGCAGATTCCCGGCGCCAAGGATATCGCGGTCGAGTTCACCTCCATGAGCAAGACCTACAACATGCCGGGCTGGCGCATCGGCTTTGCCGCTGGCAACAAAACGCTGATCAATGCTCTGGCACGCATCAAGAGCTATCTCGATTACGGTGCCTTCACCCCCATCCAGGTGGCGGCCACCGCCGCGCTCAACGGCCCCCAGGATTGCGTCGACGAGATCCGCGCGCTCTACAAGAGCCGCCGCGACGCCCTGATCGAGGGCCTTGCCGCCGCAGGCTGGGACATCCCCAGCCCGCCCGCCACCATGTTCGCCTGGGCCCCCATCCCCAAGCCTTTCGCCCATCTCGGCTCGCTGGAATTTTCCAAGCTGCTGATGCGCGAAGCCCAGGTGGCTGTGGCGCCCGGCATCGGCTTTGGCGAATATGGCGATTCCCATGTCCGCATCGGATTGGTGGAAAACGTCCAGCGCACCCGTCAGGCGGTGCGTAACATCAAGACTTTCCTCGGCAGCACCGGGCAGGTGCTCGAGGCTTCGGAAAAACAGCGCGCAGCAGGAACGGAACCATGA
- a CDS encoding PHA/PHB synthase family protein, whose amino-acid sequence MAEQTGAESKMIDATELSKAMTSIAERSQRLVADFLTRQAADPSAATADPLNIGNAFMEMTAKLMSDPGKLVEANLNLWQDYMSLWQNTARRMMGEETQPVVAPDSGDRRFKDEMWQENEIFDFIKQSYLLSARWMQGVVKNVEGLDDHTAKKVDFYTRQFVDAMAPSNFVLTNPEVLRATVESRGENLLKGLNNLLDDLERGKGNLAIKMTDYDAFKVGDNIAVTPGKVVFQTDLMQLIQYDPTTPQVFEKPLLILPPWINKFYILDLRPKNSLIKWAVDQGHTVFVISWVNPDEKLAHKGFGDYMLEGPLAAIDAIEKATGSRQVNAAGYCLGGTLLACTLAYLAAKGEDRIASATFFTTMTDFKDPGELGVFIDEEQLSALETRMNQVGFLDGRDMATTFNMMRANDLIWSFVVNNYLLGKDPFPFDLLYWNSDSTRMPAAMHSFYLRKMYQENRLIEAGAIELNGVKIDLGNIKTPIYMLSTREDHIAPWQSTYALTQNVSGPIKFVLSASGHIAGVVNPPAANKYCYWTNAKKPKNPEVWLAGATQVEGSWWTDWQKWVEKVAGKQVPARQPGDGKLKTIEAAPGSYVKVRAV is encoded by the coding sequence ATGGCCGAGCAGACGGGCGCTGAGTCCAAAATGATCGATGCGACGGAACTTTCCAAGGCGATGACCAGCATCGCCGAACGGTCCCAGCGTCTTGTGGCCGACTTTCTGACGCGTCAGGCGGCGGATCCTTCCGCGGCGACGGCCGATCCCTTGAACATCGGCAATGCCTTCATGGAGATGACGGCCAAGCTGATGAGCGACCCCGGCAAGCTGGTCGAGGCCAATCTCAATCTGTGGCAGGACTACATGTCGCTGTGGCAGAACACGGCGCGCCGCATGATGGGCGAGGAAACTCAGCCCGTGGTCGCCCCCGATTCGGGCGATCGCCGCTTCAAGGACGAGATGTGGCAGGAAAACGAGATCTTCGACTTCATCAAGCAGTCCTACCTGCTGTCGGCCCGCTGGATGCAGGGCGTGGTGAAGAATGTGGAAGGGTTGGATGACCACACCGCCAAGAAGGTCGACTTCTATACCCGCCAGTTCGTGGACGCCATGGCGCCCAGCAATTTCGTCCTGACCAATCCGGAGGTGCTGCGCGCCACCGTGGAAAGCCGGGGCGAGAACCTGCTGAAGGGCCTCAACAACCTGCTGGACGATCTTGAGCGGGGCAAGGGCAACCTGGCCATCAAGATGACCGATTACGACGCCTTCAAGGTGGGCGACAACATCGCCGTCACGCCGGGCAAGGTGGTCTTCCAGACCGATCTGATGCAGCTGATCCAGTACGATCCGACCACGCCCCAGGTGTTCGAGAAGCCGCTGCTGATCCTGCCGCCGTGGATCAACAAGTTTTACATCCTGGATCTGCGCCCCAAGAATTCCCTGATCAAATGGGCGGTCGACCAGGGCCATACCGTGTTCGTGATCTCCTGGGTCAATCCGGACGAGAAGCTGGCCCATAAGGGCTTTGGCGACTACATGCTGGAAGGCCCCCTGGCCGCCATCGACGCCATCGAGAAGGCCACCGGCTCCCGCCAAGTCAACGCAGCCGGCTACTGCCTGGGCGGCACGCTGCTGGCCTGCACCCTGGCCTATCTGGCCGCCAAGGGTGAAGACCGCATCGCCTCGGCCACTTTCTTCACCACCATGACCGATTTCAAGGACCCCGGCGAACTGGGCGTGTTCATTGACGAGGAACAGCTCTCCGCCCTGGAAACCCGCATGAATCAGGTGGGCTTCCTGGACGGCCGCGACATGGCGACCACCTTCAACATGATGCGCGCCAACGACCTGATCTGGTCCTTCGTGGTCAACAACTACCTGCTGGGCAAGGATCCCTTCCCGTTCGATCTCCTGTACTGGAACTCGGATTCGACCCGCATGCCCGCGGCCATGCACAGCTTCTATCTGCGCAAGATGTACCAGGAGAACCGGCTGATCGAAGCGGGCGCCATCGAACTCAATGGCGTCAAGATCGACCTGGGCAACATCAAGACGCCCATCTACATGCTGTCGACCCGCGAGGATCACATCGCACCCTGGCAGAGCACCTATGCCCTGACCCAGAACGTGTCGGGTCCCATCAAGTTCGTGCTGTCGGCCTCGGGCCATATTGCCGGTGTGGTCAATCCTCCGGCCGCCAACAAATACTGCTACTGGACCAATGCCAAGAAGCCCAAGAACCCGGAAGTCTGGCTGGCGGGCGCCACCCAGGTGGAGGGCTCCTGGTGGACCGATTGGCAAAAGTGGGTCGAGAAGGTCGCGGGCAAGCAGGTTCCCGCCCGCCAGCCCGGCGACGGCAAGCTGAAGACCATCGAGGCGGCGCCCGGCTCCTATGTCAAGGTCAGGGCGGTCTAG
- a CDS encoding PAS domain-containing protein, whose translation MPSSGTLPPLPIELAPKAQDAADSGERRFTIRLSLAVLALNLFIGALVGVVIKMGYDQQRQQAISEAQNLSSVLRSHMGGIIAKIDLTLLTVADEIARQERTGGIDAAQMEELLRRHDSRLPETLGLRVVDAKGIIRFGVTGIKAPLTSVADHPHFARLRGNDESGLIISPPILGRAAKVWMITLARRLTHQDGSFAGVVHVALPINRLVEAFAAISTGSKGAISLWNDAPAMIARVPDLGEPEGIFLSPPLPSPPLREIINGNLESGTYIGQSGSDNIWRTHSAHRIGTLPLWIAVGLADDDTMADWRLQARILAGAAILFALGSVAAAFMIRRNWRTRHRSASAIEEAHIQTEEARRRLELILGSAGEGICGVDPQGRITFMNPAARRMLGWGDNEGIGLNLHDEVHHHRADGSDFPAVACPVWQTLHDGNVRHVPRDVHWRRDGTPIPVEFTTAPIIQNGQVVGAVTLFRDIARRIRAETEAARNLAVTSAMSNILRHSLEDRRLEEILRDALVEILCLPWLNVEERGAIFLADPETKSLRMVAEHNMMPSVVRACSTIDMGHCLCGIAAERRAPVFASHMDERHQTRVPGMHEHGHYCIPIMNGADVLGVLNAYVGHGHQWQKEEERFLAMVADTLAGVIRRKQIEQTLKDSEELSKTLLNATIDGALLLDPDGRVLAANEAMAARFAKTPELMAGNVLFDFLPPHLGASRRVQFDRVLADKTPFHSQDERDGAVFDNRIYPVQDGDGGIRRVAVFSRDITQQRAAQQAIEKALADLARSNAELEQFAYVASHDLREPLRAITGHLQLLQRLAKDKLDDYALESLIFAVDGARRMDALIRDLLDYSRIGHADREMETLELGAVIADALANLSATIADSGATVTTLTPMPHAHGNRMELIRLFQNLIGNALKYSASNRPPVVEVSASARENAWDISIHDNGIGIAPENFERIFMIFQRLHGREKYEGTGIGLAVCRKIVDRHGGAIRVESEPDLGSTFTVTLPAVSGE comes from the coding sequence ATGCCTTCATCCGGGACCCTCCCTCCTCTCCCCATCGAGCTTGCGCCCAAGGCGCAAGACGCCGCCGATTCGGGCGAGCGGAGATTCACCATTCGTCTTTCTCTGGCCGTTCTTGCGCTCAACCTGTTCATCGGCGCGCTGGTCGGCGTCGTGATCAAGATGGGATACGACCAGCAACGGCAGCAGGCCATCTCCGAGGCCCAGAACCTGTCCTCGGTTCTGCGCTCCCATATGGGCGGCATCATCGCCAAGATCGACCTCACCTTGCTGACCGTGGCCGACGAGATCGCCCGCCAGGAACGGACCGGCGGCATCGATGCCGCGCAAATGGAAGAGCTTTTGCGCCGCCATGATTCCCGCCTGCCCGAAACCTTGGGCCTGCGGGTGGTGGATGCCAAAGGCATCATCCGCTTCGGGGTTACCGGCATCAAGGCGCCGCTGACCAGCGTCGCCGACCATCCGCATTTCGCCCGGCTGCGCGGCAACGACGAATCGGGTCTGATCATTTCGCCTCCCATTTTGGGGCGGGCCGCCAAGGTCTGGATGATCACCCTGGCGCGGCGTCTCACCCATCAGGACGGCAGCTTCGCTGGGGTTGTCCACGTCGCCTTGCCCATCAACCGGCTGGTCGAAGCCTTCGCCGCCATCTCCACCGGCAGCAAGGGGGCCATCAGCCTGTGGAACGACGCCCCCGCCATGATCGCCCGCGTTCCCGATCTGGGTGAGCCGGAGGGCATTTTCCTGTCGCCCCCCCTGCCCTCGCCCCCCTTGAGGGAGATCATCAACGGCAATCTGGAAAGTGGCACCTATATCGGCCAATCGGGCAGCGACAATATCTGGCGCACCCACAGCGCCCACCGCATCGGGACCTTGCCGCTTTGGATCGCCGTCGGCCTGGCCGATGACGACACCATGGCCGACTGGCGGTTGCAGGCCCGTATTCTGGCGGGCGCGGCGATCCTGTTCGCCCTGGGCAGCGTCGCGGCCGCATTCATGATCCGGCGCAACTGGCGCACCCGCCACCGCTCCGCCTCCGCCATCGAAGAGGCGCATATTCAGACCGAGGAGGCGCGGCGCCGTCTTGAACTCATTTTGGGCTCGGCTGGCGAAGGAATCTGCGGCGTCGACCCCCAGGGACGGATCACCTTCATGAATCCGGCGGCGCGCCGCATGCTGGGCTGGGGTGATAACGAGGGAATCGGCCTCAATCTTCACGACGAGGTCCACCACCATCGCGCCGACGGCAGTGACTTCCCGGCCGTGGCCTGCCCAGTCTGGCAGACGCTGCACGACGGCAATGTCCGCCATGTGCCCCGTGACGTGCATTGGCGGCGTGACGGCACGCCCATTCCGGTGGAATTCACCACCGCCCCCATCATCCAGAACGGCCAGGTGGTCGGCGCCGTCACCTTGTTCCGCGACATCGCCCGAAGGATCCGGGCCGAAACCGAGGCCGCCCGCAATCTGGCCGTGACCTCGGCCATGAGCAATATCTTGCGCCATTCGCTGGAAGACCGGCGCCTGGAGGAAATCCTTCGCGATGCCCTGGTGGAGATTCTGTGCCTTCCCTGGCTCAATGTGGAAGAACGCGGCGCCATCTTCCTGGCCGATCCGGAGACGAAGTCCCTGCGCATGGTGGCCGAACACAACATGATGCCGTCCGTCGTCCGGGCCTGTTCGACGATCGATATGGGCCACTGCCTGTGCGGGATCGCGGCCGAACGGCGTGCGCCGGTCTTCGCCTCCCATATGGATGAACGGCATCAGACGCGGGTGCCCGGCATGCACGAGCACGGGCATTATTGCATTCCCATCATGAATGGCGCCGATGTCCTGGGCGTCCTCAATGCCTATGTGGGCCATGGGCATCAATGGCAAAAGGAAGAGGAACGCTTCCTTGCGATGGTTGCCGACACCTTGGCGGGCGTCATCCGCAGGAAGCAGATCGAACAGACCCTGAAGGACAGCGAGGAACTGTCCAAGACCTTGCTGAACGCCACCATCGACGGCGCTCTGCTGCTCGATCCCGATGGACGGGTCCTGGCCGCCAACGAAGCCATGGCGGCCCGCTTCGCCAAAACACCCGAACTCATGGCTGGCAACGTTCTTTTCGACTTTCTGCCGCCCCATCTGGGCGCTAGCCGCCGGGTTCAATTCGACCGGGTCCTGGCCGACAAGACACCGTTCCACAGCCAGGACGAGCGGGACGGCGCCGTCTTCGACAACCGTATCTATCCGGTCCAGGACGGCGACGGCGGAATCCGGCGGGTGGCCGTGTTTTCCCGCGACATCACGCAGCAACGCGCCGCCCAGCAGGCCATTGAAAAGGCGCTGGCCGATCTGGCCCGTTCCAATGCCGAGTTGGAGCAGTTCGCCTATGTGGCCTCCCATGATCTGCGCGAGCCGCTCAGAGCCATCACCGGCCATCTGCAGCTGCTCCAGCGTCTGGCCAAGGACAAGCTGGACGATTACGCCCTGGAATCCCTGATTTTCGCCGTCGATGGCGCCCGGCGCATGGACGCCCTGATCCGCGACCTGCTGGACTATTCACGCATCGGCCATGCCGACCGCGAGATGGAGACTCTGGAACTGGGCGCGGTCATCGCCGATGCCCTGGCCAATCTGTCCGCCACCATCGCCGATAGCGGCGCCACGGTGACCACGCTGACCCCCATGCCCCATGCCCATGGCAACCGCATGGAACTGATTCGGTTGTTCCAGAATCTGATCGGCAACGCCCTGAAATACAGCGCCTCCAACCGGCCGCCCGTGGTCGAGGTGAGCGCCTCCGCCCGGGAAAATGCCTGGGATATTTCCATCCACGACAACGGAATCGGTATCGCGCCCGAGAACTTCGAACGCATATTCATGATCTTTCAGCGCCTGCATGGGCGGGAAAAGTATGAAGGCACCGGCATCGGGCTGGCCGTCTGCCGCAAGATCGTCGATCGCCACGGCGGCGCTATCCGCGTGGAGTCCGAACCGGACCTGGGCAGCACCTTCACCGTCACGCTGCCTGCGGTCAGCGGGGAATAA